From Arachis stenosperma cultivar V10309 chromosome 2, arast.V10309.gnm1.PFL2, whole genome shotgun sequence, one genomic window encodes:
- the LOC130962349 gene encoding protein root UVB sensitive 2, chloroplastic, which yields MNLLEKLKLQKRSSAEKEDEGPVFWFETTASLSHRFQFEPTGQLSVKLVDDSRPLYRRVVESFLNKFFPSGYPYSVNEGYLRYTQFRALQHLTSAALSVLSTQSLLFAAGLRPTPAQATAVSWILKDGMQHLGTIICSNLGSRMDSEPKTWRILADAMYDFGTGLEVLSPLCPHLFLEMAGLGNFAKGMAIVAARATRLPIYSAFAKEGNLSDLFAKGEAISTLFNVFGIGVGIQLASTVCASMQGKLVAYPLLSIIHIYSVAEEMRATPVNTLNPQRTAMIVADFVKTRNVSSPADLRYREDLLLPGRLIEDAGNVRVGRALQKVIKPSRLLELRQLFPGEKFLLNHGDKCTDMVLEQDASGEDALRGWLVAAYAAENMNASGELRVGTLQEAYEKMNDVFPVFLQELQNKGWHTDRFLDGNGSRFAF from the exons ATGAATTTACTG GAGAAGCTGAAACTGCAGAAGAGGAGTTCAGCAGAGAAAGAAGATGAAGGTCCTGTGTTCTGGTTTGAGACCACTGCCTCTCTTTCTCATCGTTTCCAATTTGAACCCACTGGTCAACTTTCC GTAAAGCTCGTTGATGATTCCAGACCATTATATCGCAGGGTAGTTGAGTCTTTCCTGAATAAATTTTTCCCCTCAGGATATCCTTACAG tgtGAACGAAGGCTACCTTAGATACACACAGTTTCGAGCACTGCAACATCTCACCAGTGCAGCACTATCTGTGCTATCAACTCAG TCACTGCTGTTTGCTGCAGGCTTGCGGCCCACACCTGCTCAAGCAACTGCTGTTAGTTGG ATTCTAAAGGATGGTATGCAACATTTAGGGACGATAATATGTAGCAATTTGGGTTCAAGAATGGATTCCGAGCCTAAAACTTGGAGAATTTTAG CTGATGCCATGTATGATTTCGGCACTGGCTTGGAAGTGCTTTCCCCGTTATGCCCACATCTTTTTCTTGAGATGGCAGGACTAGGAAATTTTGCCAAG GGTATGGCAATTGTTGCTGCAAGAGCTACTAGATTACCTATATATTCAGCATTTGCTAAAGAAGGAAATCTCAGTGACCTCTTTGCTAAAGGGGAGGCTATTTCAACTCTCTTTAACGTTTTTGGAATTGGAGTTGGAATTCAATTAGCATCTACTGTTTGTGCATCCATGCAGGGCAAG TTGGTTGCATACCCTCTACTATcaattatacatatatacagCGTTGCTGAAGAAATGAGGGCCACTCCTGTCAATACATTGAATCCACAAAGAACGGCTATGATTGTAGCTGATTTTGTCAAG ACAAGAAATGTGTCGAGCCCTGCTGATCTAAGATATCGAGAAGACTTGCTCCTTCCTGGGCGACTTATTGAAGATGCCGGAAATGTAAGAGTTGGTAGGGCTTTGCAAAAGGTGATTAAGCCTTCAAGACTTCTTGAGTTAAGGCAACTATTCCCTGGGGAGAAGTTTCTGTTAAATCACGGAGACAAATGCACCGACATGGTACTGGAACAAGATGCAAGTGGTGAAGATGCATTGAGAGGTTGGCTAGTCGCTGCCTATGCGGCGGAAAACATGAATGCCTCTGGTGAGCTTCGTGTCGGTACCCTGCAAGAAGCCTATGAGAAAATGAATGATGTGTTCCCGGTGTTCTTACAAGAACTGCAGAACAAAGGGTGGCACACGGATCGTTTTCTGGATGGAAACGGGAGCCGCTTCGCATTTTAG